One genomic region from Labeo rohita strain BAU-BD-2019 chromosome 7, IGBB_LRoh.1.0, whole genome shotgun sequence encodes:
- the cxcl8b.3 gene encoding interleukin-8b.3 produces MKFTAAAFVFLTCMTLLSTTEVIAARLPIPHLRCQCVKMHSGKQINPKLIQKVQKIPAGPQCKKMEIIATLKNGQTCLNPNDEWVQKIIRS; encoded by the exons ATGAAGTTCACCGCAGCAGCCTTTGTTTTTCTGACCTGCATGACACTGCTGTCAACAACAGAAG TCATCGCCGCCAGACTGCCGATCCCACACCTTCGCTGCCAGTGTGTTAAAATGCATTCGGGAAAACAAATTAATCCTAAACTAATCCAGAAAGTACAAAAGATTCCTGCTGGaccacaatgcaaaaaaatggaGATTAT TGCCACTCTGAAAAACGGACAGACCTGCCTCAATCCCAATGATGAGTGGGTGCAAAAGATCATCAGGAGCTAA